The nucleotide window TTTCTGATCCTCGCCGTCATTGCGGGACTGCTCGGCTTCATCTCCCTCGCGGGGACCGCCGCGCTGATTGCCAAGTGTCTCTTTCTCGCCTTTCTCGTGCTCCTGATCGTCTCCGCCGTCAGCCGGGCCTTGCAGGGAAAGACCCCTTGAAGAAACGAGGATACGAAGCAGCCTCCCGGAGCATGCACGCCCCGGGACTGGCAATCGCAGCGCGCTCAATCCTCCTCGACGGGGATGCCATCGAAGTCAACGAGGCCGCGGCCCGTGCCGCCGCCGTTGCTGAATTTCTGCCAGGCCAGATATGCCACTCCGGCGAGCGCGGCCACGCCAATGGCTCCGAGAACGTAAGGCGTGCGCTGGTCCTTCCGGATATTTTGTGAACCGGATGCCAGCCATGCACGACTGCGGCCCAGGCCGTCTGAAGCGCGGCGCATGATGCGCTGCCGTGCGGCGGGGAGTTCATCCGTGAGCGCCTGGCGGAGCAGATGCTTCGTATCGGCGGAAAGGAGGCGGAAATCTTCCCTGACCCGCTGGGCGAGGGAGCCGGTGCGCTGGTTGATCGGGAATCTCATGTCGGTGTCGGTTGAATTGGGAGCCGGTTCCGGAATCCGGAGCCAAGCGTTCCATTCTAGCCGATAGAGCCTCCGCGCACAAGTTGGCAGTTTTCCAGTGAAGACAAAACGGCACGGGTGAGGTCACCCGTGCCGTTTTGCCTTCATTCGGAAGGAACGTCGCCGGTGTCAGCCAAGCATGTCCTCCACCTCGCGGCGGATTTCCTCCTGACGGCGGCCGACGCGCTGCTGGATGATGCCTACCAGCTCGTCGAGGTTGCCCTCGGCATGCTTGAGATCGTCATCCGTGAGATCGGCATATGCCTTTTTGAGACGCCCTTTCAGGACGTTCCAGCCGCCTTTGATTTGTTGCTTGTTCATGACTGTCAGGGGTTGGTTTCGGTGCTGGTTGGAAACTATTTGCCGAGTGCCTTGTCCACCTTCTCCCCCGCCTTTTCGGCCGGTCCCTTCGGATCGACGGCGTCCTTCACCTCCTCCACCGCCTTGTCGAGTTTCTCGCCGGTTCTTTCGGCAGGGCCCTTCTTTTCACAGGATACAAGCGGGACGAAAAACGGGAAGATGCAGAAGGCCAGAAGCAGTCGGTGTCTCATGGTGATGGATGGTGGGTGGAAATCCCGGCGGCGACGCCGTCGCTTCCGGTTCGGAGATTCCTGTCGCAATGGGGATGCCAATCGCCAAAAACCATCCCAATACTCTTATTATCAACAGACTACCAACCCATCCCCCATCTCGAACACCAACCCTCTCGGAGCACTGTGCAACGCCTTCCCAAAAGGCAGATGCACGTTGCATCCCGTATCAGGAGGCCAGAACCAGCCGCTCCACCCGGGCCCGCCCGACGGAGGCGTCGAAGAAGCCGCCCGGCTGCTGCTGGTCCGGAGAGGCCAGCCAGCGGAATGTCTCCAGCCAGATCCGGATCTCCTCGTCCTCGGCGACGACCGGAAGAAGCGTCGCAAGCGCCTCATGGAATTCCATCCGCCTCGCACGATCCAGCGCATTCCACATCGGTCCCGAGCCGGGAAGAAGGACGCCATTCACCACCTCTCTCAACCGTGTGAGCTCGACCGGTTTCGCCAGGAAATCCACGACTCCATATCGCAGCGCGAGCAGGGCGTCATCCACCGTGAGGTACGCGCTGCACAGGATGACCGGGCAATGATTGCCACGAGCCCGCAGCCGCGCCACCGCTTCCAAGCCGCTGAGGAGAGGCATGCGGAGATCCATCAGCACCAGGTCGAATGCCCGCTCGGACAGCTTCAGGAGGGCCTGCGCGCCGTCCACCGCTTCCTCCACCCGGGTGTGTTCATCGGCCAGCGCAAGGGAGAATGCCATCCGCAGCGTGGGCTCGTCGTCCACGATGAGAATGGATCGGTGCTGACCGGATTCACTCATGTTCTTGCTCCTGGTAGTGGGCCATCGGCAGATCGACGTGGAACTCGGTGAAGCCGTCCTCACGATCGACCAGCCCGATGCGGCCATCATGGGCCAATACGATCTCGCGGGAAATCGACAATCCCAATCCGACACCATCCGCCTTGTCCTTGGAATTGGAAATGCGGAAAAACTTGTCGAAGATGCGCCCGCGGAGTTCCTCTGGAATGCCAGGCCCCTGGTCGATCACCGACATGCGCACAAAACGCCCGTCCGGGCGCGAGGTGAGCCGCACCGTCACCGGCTGCCCCTTCGGGCCATGTTTGAGGGCGTTGGAAAGCAGGTTCTGAACCACCTCGTCCAGACGGACGGAATCACCGTTGACCATCGGCAATTCATCCTCCTTCTCCACCACGATCTCGCATTCGCGTTCCACGGCGAGACTGGTGAAAAGCTGGCGGGCACGTTCCACCGACTCCATGATATCCATCGGGCGGAGCTGGAGCTGGCTGGCACCACTTTCAACCCGGACCAGATCGAGAAGACGCTTCAGGGTGACAAGCAGCCGCTCGCAATCGTCGCGGGCGGATCCCACCATGTTCTGCTGGATCGGGGTGAGTCCGCCGGTGCGGCCTTCCAACAGGAGGTGCAGCACCATGCGGATGCCGGTGAGCGGGGTTTTGATCTCGTGGCTGACCGTGGCGAGCAGATTGGTCTTCATCTCGTCCAACCAGCGGAAGCGGGTGACATCCATCAGCAGCACCGCCCACCACACGCCATCCCCCTGCTCCGCGGAAAAGCGGAAGATGCGGGGCAGGAAATAATGCTCCTCCTCATCGATGCGGAAGAGGGCCGCCTCGCGGATATCATCCGGCAGATAATTGCGGCGGTGGCGCACGCAGTCCTCGAAAAGGGATTGCAAGCCGGCGGGCAGGCGGCCCACGACACCGAGCCGTGCCTGAAGCACTTCCGCCGCCGGATTGAGCTGGTCGATACAGGAATCCTCGCGCAACACGAATACCGGCACCGGAATGGCCGTGAGGATGGCACGGTTCTGGAGGTTGGTGTGCAGCAGGCGCTCGTCCGTCTCGCGGCGGCGCTGGCGGAGTTCGCCTGCCATGTCATTGAACGCCGGAATCAACGACGAGAGTTCGTTCTGAACCGCGGGCTCCGGCAGGCTCAGCTCGAAGTTGCCGCGTTTCACTTCCTGGATCGAATGCGCGAGGCTCACCACCGGATCCACGATCGCGCGCGCAAGGTGGAAGTAGATGAGCACGGCGATGAACACGCCGAGCAACATCAGGAAGAAGACGAAAAAATTGCTGTCCGCCGAACGGTTGCGGAGGTTCGTCGTCGTGTTCTTGAGCTGTTGCTCGTACAGCTTTCCGACGATCTGCGACGCGTCCGTGATCTTCTGGGTCAGGCGGGAAACATTCTGCAAGGCTTCCGCACGCGTCTGCTGTTCGGTCGGGTAGCGGGCGAAGAAATTCTCGTAGAACTCCAGGTACTCCTCACACGCCGTGGTGAGCTGGCGCACCGCCCCATCCGTACCATCATCGCTCTGGGCATCCTGAAGCACCTTGAGCGATTCCCTCAGCAGCTTCGCGTGATCGTCATAGGACTTCCGTTCCGGCACCCGCGCGAAGGCGAACCCGAGGGGGGCGACGTAACGGCTGTTGATGGACGAGGTTTCGATCCGAAGCTGCTTCTCCGCATTGAGAAGACTGATCGACTTCCTGAGCTTGGTGTCGAACTCCGTCGAGGCTCCGCGCAACAGCAACAACCCCGCCGTTCCTACTCCGAGGAGAAGGATGACGAGGGCGCTGAGTGCGAGGAGCAGACGTTGGCGTAGCATCAGGGACGGAATCAATCAGTCGAGATCCAGCCGCTTGCGTTTGCGGTAGAGGGTGGCCTTGTCGATGCCGAGGATCTCGGCGGCTTCCTGGAGGCTGGGGGCCCAGCTCAACACGCTGCGGATGTGGGCCGCCTCCAGATCGTCGAGCTTCACCTGGTCACCCACCTTCACGCCATCCGGAGAGCCATTGGCGGAACCGTTGGTGCCGGTGACAAGGGTGGGGGCCGGAAGATCGACGGCCGAAATGGTTTTGCCGCGTGCCAGGATCACCGCACGCTCGATCGCATTGCGGAGTTCGCGCAGGTTGCCCGGCCAGCCGTGGCGGAGGATCGCATCCCAGCCGGTCCCATCGATGCCATCATAGGCGCGGCCGATCTGCTTCGAGAAGTGATCGAGGTAACGCTTGGCGAACTGCTTGAGGTCGCGCTTGCGTTCGCGGAGCGGCGGAATGGTCACCGCGATCACGTTGAGACGGTAATAGAGGTCCTCACGGAATGTGCCCTCCACGACGCACTGTTTGAGATCGCGGTTGGTCGCGGCGATGACGCGGACGTTGGCCTTGAAAGTCTTGTTGTCCCCCACCCGTTCGTATTCGCGCTCCTGGAGCAGACGCAGCAGCTTCGACTGGATCTCCATCGGCAGTTCGCCGATCTCATCGAGGAACAGCGTGCCGCCATCGGCAGTGGCCACCTTGCCGGTCTTGTCCTTCACCGCGCCGGTGAACGCGCCACGGACGTGGCCGAAGAGTTCGCTTTCCAGCAATTCCTTCGAAAGGCTGGGGCAACTGATCGTCACCAGCGGCTTGTCACGGAGCAGGCTGCGCTCGTGTACCTCGCGGGCGATCACGCTCTTCCCGGTGCCGCTTTCCCCGAGAATGAGTACCGAAGCCGGCGTGCCGGCCGCGCGGAACAGGATGTCGATCGCGTCCTTCGTCAACTGGTCCTCGGAATCGAAGTGGAGCGGCACGCGGTCCGACTTCACCTCGCTCTTCAGCGCCACCACCGTCTGCTTGAGCTCCCGGACCTCCCCCTGGGTGCGGAGGGCCTTGTCCGCCTTCACCAGAATGGCCCGGACCTGCTCAGGCAGGAAGGGCTTCTCCAGGAAGTCGAACGCCCCGAGCTGGGTGGCTTTCACCGCGGTCTGGATCGACGCATGGGCGGTGAACATGACCACCAGTTGATCGGGTTTGATCTCGAGAATCTTCTTGAGCACGTCCAGCCCGTCCTCGGCACCCAACCGGAGGTCAAGGAACACCAGCTGGAACGAAGCCTCCTTCACGCGCTTCAGCGCGGTGGCGCCATCCTCCGCCGATTCGACGTAGTGGTCCTCCGCCTCCAGGGCGAATGTGATCGCCTGTCGCACCGAGCGCTCATCGTCTACGATAAGAATGTCCATTGGGAAATTCTCTTATCAGCCTTCATGCCAGTGGCCGGATTTCGTATGGAGTGACTAGGAATCAAGGGATTGCTTGATCGACATCAGAACAAAATCGGCCACCATTCCAGTGCGAAATGCAAACCGGCTTCAGCATTGGTGCATTTTGCATCATTGTTGAAGCCGACTTCAAGGAACGATTCGTTACGGGGCGGTTACTCAATGAAGCTGCGGAGCATCCATGCGAGATTTTCGTGGGCGCGGATCAAGCCTGTCAGGAAATCCGCCGTTCCCACGTCGTGACATTTCTCATCGAAGGTGTCGATGGCCTCGCGGAGATCCCGGATGACGGTCTCATGGTCGGCATGAAGCAGCTTCAGGGCTTCCTCTCCATCGATCAGTGCGCCAGGCCGCTCGGCCAGCGTGGCAGCTTTCAGCATCTCCGCCATCGATCCAGGAGCCACCGCGCCCAGCATGCGCATACGCTCGGCGGTCTGGTCGATCGCCTTGGCGAGCGCCTCGTATTGCTCCTCAAAAAAAGTGTGGAGCGTCTTGAACCGGAAACCGGTCAGGTTCCAGTGGAAGTTGCGCGTCTTCATATAGAGGACGTGCTGGTTGGCGAGGATGGCGGCGAGAACATCGGCCCCCTTCTGACGTGAGTCTTTTGAGAGGCCGATCTTCACGGTTTCTTTTAGAATGGTGCTCATGGTTTCGGGATAGGGTTGTCCCCCTCCAAGCACCGGATGTTCCACCACAGCAATCGACACGACACCTTTATAGCAAACACTTTATAAAAGATGGAAAGAGGGTTTCCGTGCATGCTGCAACTCCGCGTATGACGTTCTGCACGAACCAGGCGGGAAGCTCCGTATCCGGTCCGCTCCTATGAAACGCCTGCTGCTTGCCTTTCTGGCCCTGTCTTGGACCGCCACCGCCGCCGAAAAGCTCGTGCTATGCGGTTGGGATGAAATCTTCATGATCGATCCCGCCGCTGGGACGCCTGCCAAGATCTGGTCGTGGAAGGCAAAGGATCATCCTGAAATTCCCGCCACGCTGGTGAAGAGCTTCGGCACCACCGACGAGTGCAAGCCATTGGATGGCGGCAAGCGGTTGCTGGTTTCATCCTCGGGCGGCGGGTGCGCGCTGTTGGAGCTACCGGGTGGCAAGGCCGTGTGGTCGGCGAAGGTGGCGAACGCCCACTCGATCGAATGGCTGCCCGGCGACCGCATCCTTGTCGCCTCCTCGGTGGGAGGGAACAAGCTGGTGCTCTTCGATCTCAAGCA belongs to Luteolibacter ambystomatis and includes:
- a CDS encoding DUF1328 domain-containing protein, which translates into the protein MLSWSLLFLILAVIAGLLGFISLAGTAALIAKCLFLAFLVLLIVSAVSRALQGKTP
- a CDS encoding CsbD family protein codes for the protein MNKQQIKGGWNVLKGRLKKAYADLTDDDLKHAEGNLDELVGIIQQRVGRRQEEIRREVEDMLG
- a CDS encoding response regulator codes for the protein MSESGQHRSILIVDDEPTLRMAFSLALADEHTRVEEAVDGAQALLKLSERAFDLVLMDLRMPLLSGLEAVARLRARGNHCPVILCSAYLTVDDALLALRYGVVDFLAKPVELTRLREVVNGVLLPGSGPMWNALDRARRMEFHEALATLLPVVAEDEEIRIWLETFRWLASPDQQQPGGFFDASVGRARVERLVLAS
- a CDS encoding sensor histidine kinase, translated to MLRQRLLLALSALVILLLGVGTAGLLLLRGASTEFDTKLRKSISLLNAEKQLRIETSSINSRYVAPLGFAFARVPERKSYDDHAKLLRESLKVLQDAQSDDGTDGAVRQLTTACEEYLEFYENFFARYPTEQQTRAEALQNVSRLTQKITDASQIVGKLYEQQLKNTTTNLRNRSADSNFFVFFLMLLGVFIAVLIYFHLARAIVDPVVSLAHSIQEVKRGNFELSLPEPAVQNELSSLIPAFNDMAGELRQRRRETDERLLHTNLQNRAILTAIPVPVFVLREDSCIDQLNPAAEVLQARLGVVGRLPAGLQSLFEDCVRHRRNYLPDDIREAALFRIDEEEHYFLPRIFRFSAEQGDGVWWAVLLMDVTRFRWLDEMKTNLLATVSHEIKTPLTGIRMVLHLLLEGRTGGLTPIQQNMVGSARDDCERLLVTLKRLLDLVRVESGASQLQLRPMDIMESVERARQLFTSLAVERECEIVVEKEDELPMVNGDSVRLDEVVQNLLSNALKHGPKGQPVTVRLTSRPDGRFVRMSVIDQGPGIPEELRGRIFDKFFRISNSKDKADGVGLGLSISREIVLAHDGRIGLVDREDGFTEFHVDLPMAHYQEQEHE
- a CDS encoding sigma-54-dependent transcriptional regulator, translated to MDILIVDDERSVRQAITFALEAEDHYVESAEDGATALKRVKEASFQLVFLDLRLGAEDGLDVLKKILEIKPDQLVVMFTAHASIQTAVKATQLGAFDFLEKPFLPEQVRAILVKADKALRTQGEVRELKQTVVALKSEVKSDRVPLHFDSEDQLTKDAIDILFRAAGTPASVLILGESGTGKSVIAREVHERSLLRDKPLVTISCPSLSKELLESELFGHVRGAFTGAVKDKTGKVATADGGTLFLDEIGELPMEIQSKLLRLLQEREYERVGDNKTFKANVRVIAATNRDLKQCVVEGTFREDLYYRLNVIAVTIPPLRERKRDLKQFAKRYLDHFSKQIGRAYDGIDGTGWDAILRHGWPGNLRELRNAIERAVILARGKTISAVDLPAPTLVTGTNGSANGSPDGVKVGDQVKLDDLEAAHIRSVLSWAPSLQEAAEILGIDKATLYRKRKRLDLD
- a CDS encoding Dps family protein; amino-acid sequence: MSTILKETVKIGLSKDSRQKGADVLAAILANQHVLYMKTRNFHWNLTGFRFKTLHTFFEEQYEALAKAIDQTAERMRMLGAVAPGSMAEMLKAATLAERPGALIDGEEALKLLHADHETVIRDLREAIDTFDEKCHDVGTADFLTGLIRAHENLAWMLRSFIE